The following proteins come from a genomic window of Sorghum bicolor cultivar BTx623 chromosome 3, Sorghum_bicolor_NCBIv3, whole genome shotgun sequence:
- the LOC8060368 gene encoding probable receptor-like protein kinase At5g18500 has product MSSPMPSPTLKDHLSTPAGPLHLKVWEVICIALGAFMVLVLFVTVWLTIRSKKRVRRRASANIPITQIPAISKEIKEVRVEQVPASDFVAHDGVLLTIQDKSSDRDSDKVMAHLGVSKSRRGDESHSGSFRYMDKDAGFQSAEEGGSGTFRQASANAITAPSPLVGLPEFSYLGWGHWFTLRDLELATNRFSKDNIIGEGGYGVVYRGQLINGSPVAVKKLLNNLGQAEKEFRVEVEAIGHVRHKNLVRLLGYCVEGTQRMLVYEYVNNGNLEQWLHGAMSQHGSLTWEARIKILLGTAKALAYLHEAIEPKVVHRDIKSSNILIDDEFESKVSDFGLAKLLGAGKSHVTTRVMGTFGYVAPEYANTGLLNEKSDIYSFGVVLLEAITGRDPVDYGRPPNEVNLVDWLKMMVASRRSEEVVDPTIETRPSTRALKRALLTALRCVDPDSEKRPKMGQVVRMLESDDPIPRGDRRSKHHRGGSTEMDSQRDNSDTEKSDNPDSKPSRSRASSSK; this is encoded by the exons ATGTCGTCGCCGATGCCCTCCCCGACTCTGAAGGATCATCTCTCCACGCCTGCAGGCCCCTTGCATCTCAAAGTATGGGAGGTCATATGCATTGCCTTGGGAGCTTTCATGGTGCTCGTCTTGTTTGTCACCGTGTGGCTCACCATCAGGAGCAAGAAGAGGGTAAGGCGGCGGGCATCCGCAAATATCCCCATCACCCAAATCCCTGCAATTTCCAAGGAAATCAAGGAGGTGAGGGTGGAGCAAGTGCCGGCAAGCGACTTTGTGGCGCATGATGGTGTCCTCCTGACGATCCAGGACAAGTCCAGCGACCGCGATTCAGACAAGGTCATGGCCCATTTGGGTGTTAGCAAATCGAGGCGTGGTGACGAGAGTCATTCGGGGTCATTTCGCTACATGGACAAGGATGCGGGATTCCAGTCAGCTGAGGAAGGCGGCTCTGGAACGTTTCGGCAGGCTTCAGCTAATGCCATAACTGCTCCTTCACCTCTGGTTGGCCTGCCCGAGTTTTCATACCTTGGTTGGGGTCACTGGTTTACGCTGAGGGATCTGGAGCTTGCTACCAATCGCTTTTCAAAGGATAACATTATTGGTGAGGGTGGATATGGTGTAGTTTATCGTGGCCAGCTGATCAATGGCTCTCCTGTTGCTGTCAAAAAGCTTCTCAACAACCT AGGTCAAGCTGAGAAGGAATTCAGAGTAGAAGTTGAGGCTATCGGTCATGTTCGACACAAGAACTTGGTCCGGCTTCTTGGTTATTGCGTGGAGGGTACCCAAAG GATGCTTGTCTATGAGTATGTGAACAATGGAAACCTAGAGCAATGGCTTCATGGAGCTATGAGTCAACATGGCTCCCTTACATGGGAGGCCCGCATAAAGATTCTTCTTGGGACTGCGAAAGC GCTTGCTTACTTGCATGAGGCAATTGAACCCAAAGTTGTGCACCGTGATATCAAATCCAGCAATATTTTGATTGATGATGAGTTCGAGTCCAAAGTATCAGATTTCGGTTTAGCCAAGCTTCTTGGTGCTGGAAAGAGTCATGTAACCACTAGGGTTATGGGTACCTTTGG GTATGTGGCACCAGAGTATGCAAACACTGGACTCTTGAATGAAAAGAGTGACATTTACAGCTTTGGAGTTGTTCTCCTAGAAGCAATTACCGGAAGGGATCCTGTTGACTATGGCCGCCCACCAAACGAG GTGAATCTAGTTGACTGGCTAAAAATGATGGTTGCCAGCAGGCGGTCAGAAGAAGTAGTGGATCCCACCATAGAGACACGACCTTCGACGAGAGCTCTAAAGCGTGCACTTTTGACAGCTCTGAGGTGTGTGGATCCAGACTCAGAGAAGAGACCAAAGATGGGTCAAGTTGTCCGGATGCTGGAATCAGATGATCCAATTCCTCGAGGG GACAGAAGATCTAAGCACCACCGTGGAGGGAGCACAGAAATGGATTCGCAAAGGGACAACTCTGACACGGAGAAGAGCGATAATCCAGATTCGAAACCTAGCAGGAGCAGAGCATCCTCGTCCAAATGA